The genomic stretch CACCACATCCATGGCGGTCACCGTCTTCCTCTTGGCGTGCTCGGTGTACGTGACGGCGTCACGGATCACGTTCTCCAGGAACACCTTCAGCACGCCGCGGGTCTCCTCGTAGATCAGACCGGAGATCCGCTTCACTCCGCCGCGGCGAGCCAGGCGGCGGATGGCGGGTTTGGTGATGCCCTGGATGTTATCGCGGAGGACTTTCCGGTGCCGCTTCGCT from Cyclopterus lumpus isolate fCycLum1 chromosome 14, fCycLum1.pri, whole genome shotgun sequence encodes the following:
- the LOC117742506 gene encoding histone H4, translated to MSGRGKGGKGLGKGGAKRHRKVLRDNIQGITKPAIRRLARRGGVKRISGLIYEETRGVLKVFLENVIRDAVTYTEHAKRKTVTAMDVVYALKRQGRTLYGFGG